The Pseudomonas asiatica genome has a segment encoding these proteins:
- the hisS gene encoding histidine--tRNA ligase: MSKSLQAIRGMNDILPEQSPLWRYFEGTVAGLLDTYGYSQIRTPIVEFTELFKRSIGEVTDIVEKEMYTFEDRNGDSLTLRPEGTAACVRAVLEHGITGNGQVQKLWYIGQMFRHERPQKGRYRQFHQIGVEVFNLDGPDIDAELIMLTWRLWGLLGIQDAVKLELNSLGTSEARARYRDALVEFLSARLEQLDEDSQRRLKSNPLRILDSKDQNTQAVLVGAPKLEDYLDEESRVHFEGLKARLDAAGIPFVINTKLVRGLDYYSKTVFEWVTDKLGAQGTVCAGGRYDGLVEQMGGKPTPGVGFAMGIERLILLLETLGKVPESISRQIDVYLCAFGEQAELAGLRLSEGLRDRLPGLRLAVNAGGGSFKSQFKKADKSGALFALILGDDELAKQEIGFKPLRGQGEQQNIAWDALAEHLETAIAQA, translated from the coding sequence GTGAGCAAATCGCTGCAAGCCATCCGTGGCATGAACGACATCCTGCCAGAACAGTCGCCGCTGTGGCGCTACTTCGAAGGCACCGTGGCCGGCCTGCTGGACACCTACGGGTACAGCCAGATCCGCACGCCGATCGTCGAGTTCACCGAGCTGTTCAAGCGCTCCATCGGTGAAGTGACCGACATCGTCGAAAAAGAGATGTACACCTTCGAGGACCGCAACGGCGATTCGCTGACCCTGCGCCCCGAAGGCACTGCCGCCTGCGTGCGTGCCGTGCTCGAGCATGGCATCACCGGCAACGGCCAGGTGCAGAAACTGTGGTACATCGGCCAGATGTTCCGCCACGAGCGCCCGCAGAAGGGCCGCTACCGCCAGTTCCACCAGATTGGCGTGGAAGTGTTCAACCTGGACGGCCCGGACATCGACGCCGAGCTGATCATGCTGACCTGGCGCCTGTGGGGCCTGCTGGGCATCCAGGACGCAGTCAAGCTGGAGCTCAACAGCCTGGGCACCAGCGAAGCCCGTGCACGCTACCGTGATGCGCTGGTCGAGTTCCTCTCGGCGCGCCTGGAGCAACTGGACGAAGACAGCCAGCGCCGCCTGAAGAGCAACCCGCTGCGCATCCTCGACAGCAAGGACCAGAACACCCAGGCGGTGCTGGTCGGCGCGCCGAAGCTGGAAGACTACCTGGACGAAGAGTCGCGCGTGCACTTCGAGGGCCTCAAGGCCCGCCTGGACGCTGCCGGCATTCCGTTCGTGATCAACACCAAGCTGGTGCGTGGCCTGGACTACTACAGCAAGACCGTGTTCGAGTGGGTTACCGACAAGCTCGGCGCCCAGGGCACCGTCTGCGCCGGCGGCCGTTACGACGGCCTGGTCGAACAGATGGGCGGCAAGCCGACCCCGGGCGTCGGTTTCGCCATGGGCATCGAGCGCCTGATCCTGCTGCTGGAAACCCTGGGCAAGGTGCCCGAGTCCATCAGCCGCCAGATCGACGTCTACCTGTGCGCCTTTGGCGAACAGGCGGAACTGGCCGGCCTGCGCCTGTCCGAAGGCCTGCGCGACCGCCTGCCGGGCCTGCGCCTGGCAGTCAACGCCGGCGGTGGCAGCTTCAAGAGCCAGTTCAAGAAAGCCGACAAGAGCGGCGCGCTGTTCGCCCTGATCCTCGGCGACGACGAACTGGCCAAGCAAGAGATCGGCTTCAAGCCCCTGCGTGGTCAGGGCGAACAACAGAACATTGCCTGGGATGCTCTGGCTGAGCACCTGGAAACCGCGATCGCGCAGGCGTAA
- the ndk gene encoding nucleoside-diphosphate kinase, whose translation MAVQRTFSIIKPDAVAKNVIGKITTRFEEAGLKIVASKIKQLSKAEAEGFYAEHSARGFFGDLVAFMTSGPVVVQVLEGENAIALNRELMGATNPKEAAPGTIRADFAESIDANAVHGSDSEAAAAREIAYFFAATEVTTR comes from the coding sequence ATGGCTGTTCAACGTACTTTCTCGATCATCAAGCCTGACGCCGTTGCCAAAAACGTCATCGGCAAGATCACCACTCGCTTCGAAGAAGCCGGCCTGAAAATCGTTGCCTCGAAAATCAAGCAACTGTCCAAAGCCGAAGCCGAAGGCTTCTACGCCGAGCACAGCGCTCGTGGCTTCTTCGGTGACCTGGTTGCCTTCATGACTTCCGGCCCGGTCGTTGTTCAGGTTCTGGAAGGCGAAAACGCCATCGCTCTGAACCGTGAGCTGATGGGCGCTACCAACCCTAAAGAAGCTGCTCCAGGCACCATCCGTGCTGACTTCGCCGAGTCGATCGACGCCAACGCCGTTCACGGTTCGGACTCCGAAGCTGCTGCTGCTCGCGAAATCGCTTACTTCTTCGCTGCTACCGAGGTAACCACTCGCTAA
- the ispG gene encoding flavodoxin-dependent (E)-4-hydroxy-3-methylbut-2-enyl-diphosphate synthase yields MHGESPIKRRESRKIWVGNVPVGGDAPIAVQSMTNTDTNDVAATVAQIQRLVDAGVDIVRVSVPDMDAAEAFGRIKQQVSVPLVADIHFDYKIALRVAELGVDCLRINPGNIGREDRVRAVVDAARDRGIPIRIGVNAGSLEKDLQKKYGEPTPAALVESALRHVEHLDRLDFQDFKVSVKASDVFMAVEAYRLLAKQIVQPLHLGITEAGGLRSGTVKSAVGLGMLLAEGIGDTIRISLAADPVEEVKVGYDILKSLHLRSRGINFIACPSCSRQNFDVVKTMNELEGRLEDLLVPLDVAVIGCVVNGPGEAKEAHVGLTGGTPNLIYIDGKPAQKLTNDNLVDELEKLIRQKAAEKAEADAALIVRG; encoded by the coding sequence ATGCACGGCGAATCTCCGATCAAACGTCGCGAATCCCGCAAAATCTGGGTCGGCAATGTGCCGGTGGGTGGTGATGCCCCCATCGCGGTGCAGAGCATGACCAACACCGACACCAACGATGTGGCTGCCACCGTGGCGCAAATCCAGCGCCTGGTCGATGCCGGCGTGGACATCGTGCGCGTCTCGGTGCCGGACATGGACGCCGCCGAGGCGTTCGGCCGCATCAAGCAGCAGGTCAGCGTGCCGCTGGTCGCCGACATTCACTTCGACTACAAGATCGCCCTGCGCGTGGCCGAACTGGGCGTTGACTGCCTGCGTATCAACCCGGGCAACATCGGCCGTGAAGACCGTGTGCGCGCGGTGGTCGATGCCGCCCGCGACCGGGGCATCCCGATCCGTATCGGCGTCAACGCCGGCTCGCTGGAAAAGGACCTGCAGAAGAAGTACGGCGAACCGACCCCGGCAGCGCTGGTCGAGTCGGCCCTGCGCCACGTCGAGCACCTCGACCGCCTGGACTTCCAGGACTTCAAGGTCAGCGTCAAAGCCTCCGATGTGTTCATGGCCGTCGAAGCCTACCGCCTGCTGGCCAAGCAGATCGTGCAGCCGCTGCACCTGGGCATCACCGAAGCCGGTGGCCTGCGTTCGGGGACGGTGAAATCCGCTGTCGGCCTCGGTATGCTGCTGGCCGAAGGCATTGGCGATACCATCCGTATCTCGCTGGCGGCCGACCCGGTCGAAGAAGTGAAAGTCGGCTACGACATCCTCAAGTCGCTGCACCTGCGCTCGCGAGGCATCAACTTCATCGCCTGCCCGAGCTGCTCGCGGCAGAACTTCGATGTGGTCAAGACCATGAACGAGCTGGAAGGGCGCCTGGAAGACCTGCTGGTGCCGCTGGACGTGGCGGTAATCGGTTGCGTGGTCAACGGCCCGGGCGAAGCCAAGGAGGCCCATGTGGGGCTGACCGGCGGCACGCCGAACCTGATCTACATCGACGGCAAGCCGGCGCAGAAGCTGACCAACGACAACCTGGTCGATGAGCTGGAAAAACTCATCCGCCAGAAAGCGGCCGAAAAGGCCGAAGCCGACGCGGCGCTGATCGTCCGTGGCTGA
- a CDS encoding tetratricopeptide repeat protein — translation MSSTDDELAGVKDWWNRNGKPLLTGALLAGVVVLGWNTWHKYQNNQSQGASQLYQALLETSLTPTGQPDATKVAELAGKLKSEFGGTAYAQYGSLFVAKVAVETGKLDDAAAELKSVLDKPADATLGEISRQRLARVLAAQNKAEDALKLLDGDADKAFLASREELKGDLLVQLGRADDAHSAYEKAKAALSDEAAVGGLQLKLDDLAKGDA, via the coding sequence GTGTCGAGTACCGATGATGAACTGGCAGGGGTCAAGGACTGGTGGAACCGCAACGGCAAGCCGCTGCTGACCGGTGCCCTGTTGGCTGGCGTGGTGGTGTTGGGCTGGAATACCTGGCACAAGTACCAGAACAATCAGTCGCAAGGTGCCTCGCAGCTGTACCAGGCCTTGCTGGAGACCAGCCTGACGCCGACTGGCCAGCCTGATGCGACCAAGGTCGCGGAACTGGCCGGCAAGCTCAAGAGCGAGTTCGGCGGTACCGCCTACGCCCAGTACGGCAGCCTGTTCGTGGCCAAGGTCGCGGTCGAGACCGGCAAGCTCGATGACGCTGCTGCCGAGTTGAAGAGCGTGCTGGACAAGCCGGCCGATGCCACCCTGGGCGAAATTTCGCGTCAGCGCCTGGCTCGTGTGCTGGCCGCCCAGAACAAGGCCGAGGACGCCCTCAAGCTGCTCGACGGCGACGCCGACAAAGCCTTCCTGGCCAGCCGCGAAGAGTTGAAAGGTGACCTGCTGGTGCAACTGGGTCGCGCCGACGACGCGCACAGCGCTTACGAGAAAGCCAAGGCTGCGTTGTCCGATGAGGCGGCGGTCGGTGGCCTGCAATTGAAGCTGGATGACTTGGCCAAAGGGGACGCGTAA
- the rlmN gene encoding 23S rRNA (adenine(2503)-C(2))-methyltransferase RlmN has protein sequence MTTSTGKINLLGLTLPEMEQFFDSIGEKRFRAGQVMKWIHHFGVDDFAAMTNVGKVLREKLEAVAEIRGPEVVSEDISADGTRKWVVRVASGSCVETVYIPTDDRGTLCVSSQAGCALDCSFCSTGKQGFNSNLTAAEVIGQVWLANKSFGTVPAKIDRAITNVVMMGMGEPLLNFDNVIAAMKIMMEDLGYGISKRRVTLSTSGVVPMIDELAKHIDVSLALSLHAPNDELRNKLVPINKKYPLKMLLESCMGYMSTLGGKRVLTIEYTLLKDVNDQPEHAAQMIELLRDVPCKINLIPFNPFPHSGYERPSNNAIRRFQDLLHHGGFNVTTRTTRGDDIDAACGQLVGQVNDRTRRSERYIAVRQLSADAELQDSPASH, from the coding sequence ATGACGACATCTACTGGCAAAATCAACCTGCTGGGTCTGACCCTGCCGGAAATGGAACAATTCTTCGACTCTATCGGGGAGAAGCGCTTCCGCGCCGGTCAGGTGATGAAATGGATTCACCATTTTGGCGTCGATGATTTCGCCGCCATGACGAACGTCGGCAAGGTCTTGCGCGAAAAGCTCGAGGCCGTTGCCGAAATTCGGGGCCCGGAAGTGGTCAGTGAAGACATTTCCGCCGACGGTACCCGCAAGTGGGTGGTCCGCGTTGCCTCCGGCAGCTGCGTCGAGACCGTCTACATCCCCACCGACGATCGCGGCACCCTGTGCGTGTCGTCGCAAGCCGGCTGTGCCCTGGACTGCAGCTTCTGCTCCACCGGCAAGCAAGGCTTCAACAGCAACCTCACCGCCGCCGAAGTGATCGGCCAGGTGTGGCTTGCCAACAAATCCTTCGGGACCGTTCCGGCCAAGATCGACCGCGCCATTACCAACGTGGTCATGATGGGCATGGGCGAACCCCTGCTGAATTTCGACAATGTCATCGCCGCCATGAAGATCATGATGGAAGATCTGGGCTATGGCATTTCCAAGCGTCGCGTCACCCTGTCCACCTCGGGCGTGGTGCCGATGATCGACGAGCTGGCCAAGCACATCGACGTGTCGCTGGCCCTGTCGCTGCACGCACCGAACGACGAGCTGCGCAACAAGCTGGTACCGATCAACAAGAAGTACCCGCTGAAGATGCTGCTGGAATCGTGCATGGGCTACATGTCCACCCTGGGTGGCAAGCGCGTGCTGACCATCGAGTACACCTTGCTCAAGGATGTAAACGACCAGCCGGAGCATGCTGCGCAAATGATCGAGCTGCTGCGCGACGTGCCATGCAAGATCAACCTGATCCCGTTCAACCCGTTCCCGCACTCCGGCTACGAGCGGCCGAGCAACAACGCCATCCGCCGCTTCCAGGACCTGTTGCACCACGGTGGCTTCAACGTCACCACCCGCACCACCCGTGGTGATGACATCGACGCTGCCTGTGGTCAGCTGGTCGGCCAGGTCAACGACCGCACCCGCCGCAGCGAGCGCTACATCGCTGTGCGCCAGCTGTCCGCGGACGCCGAGCTGCAAGACAGCCCCGCCAGCCACTGA
- the pilW gene encoding type IV pilus biogenesis/stability protein PilW has product MSLRAALSILALSLLAGCVSGGASDPLASRQGRAEAGRAYVQLGLGYLQQGLTEQAKAPLGKALALDGGDADAHAALALVFQAEGEPALAETHFRKALQARTGDTRIRNNYGSFLYAQGRFAEAEQMFRLASADTLYPERSRVYENLGLTALKLERRDQAHAYLLKALQLNQRQPKALLEMAELSYENRHYVPARDYYDRFSQLSDHDARSLLLGSRLARVFDEQGTLAELGQQLQRLYPGTPEYQQYLSEQR; this is encoded by the coding sequence ATGAGCCTGCGCGCCGCGCTGTCGATCCTTGCGCTTTCGCTGCTGGCCGGCTGCGTGTCGGGCGGCGCGAGCGACCCCCTGGCCAGCCGCCAGGGCAGGGCAGAGGCGGGGCGGGCCTATGTGCAGCTTGGGCTGGGTTATTTGCAACAGGGTTTGACTGAGCAGGCCAAGGCGCCGCTGGGCAAGGCCCTGGCCCTGGATGGCGGTGATGCCGACGCGCACGCCGCCCTGGCGCTGGTCTTCCAGGCCGAAGGCGAGCCGGCGCTGGCCGAAACGCACTTTCGCAAGGCGCTGCAGGCACGCACGGGCGACACGCGAATTCGCAACAATTACGGCAGTTTCCTTTATGCTCAGGGCCGATTTGCCGAGGCCGAGCAGATGTTTCGCCTGGCCAGCGCCGATACCCTGTATCCTGAGCGCTCACGCGTTTACGAAAACCTGGGCCTGACCGCTCTGAAGCTCGAGCGCCGCGACCAGGCGCATGCGTATCTGCTGAAAGCTTTGCAACTCAACCAGCGGCAACCGAAAGCGTTGCTGGAAATGGCTGAGTTGTCCTACGAAAACAGGCATTATGTGCCGGCCCGGGACTACTACGATCGTTTCAGCCAGTTGAGCGACCACGATGCCCGTAGCCTGCTGCTGGGCAGCCGCCTTGCCAGGGTATTCGACGAGCAGGGCACACTGGCCGAGCTGGGCCAGCAATTACAACGACTTTATCCCGGTACGCCGGAATATCAGCAATACCTGTCGGAGCAACGATGA
- a CDS encoding RodZ domain-containing protein: MKAAHPEVAVAPGQNPGELLRQARENRDWSQAEVARKLNLTVSSLNHVETGAFDKLPGHTFARGYIRAYAKLMDLDQAALVEAFDRYTGTHAKGSDVHSLGRIEEPVRLSHNILRGVSLLLLVAVVGGGFVWWQDQGSLRGKDLAKIALEHVEVESADGTTQIHPLDEPEDQAVSAGQQPESAPLPLEQGVAEQPAAAEQAPASPAPAATATAAAVPAPAQQAPVPPVASASAAAPAPVAPVAPAPAPAAVAPATPVASVAVAEPAAPAAVPAGSAKVAIQFVADCWTQVTDGNGKVLFSAIKRKGDNLELTGKPPFSVRLGFARGAQVSYNGQAVDVAPFTSGETARLKLGQ, encoded by the coding sequence ATGAAAGCCGCGCATCCCGAAGTAGCAGTAGCGCCTGGCCAGAACCCCGGTGAGCTTTTGCGTCAGGCCCGTGAGAACCGGGACTGGTCACAAGCCGAGGTGGCCCGCAAGCTCAACCTCACTGTCAGTTCGTTGAACCACGTGGAAACCGGCGCCTTCGACAAGCTGCCGGGGCATACCTTCGCCCGTGGTTATATCCGCGCCTATGCCAAGCTGATGGACCTGGACCAGGCTGCCCTGGTGGAGGCCTTCGACCGTTACACCGGCACCCACGCCAAAGGCAGCGACGTGCACTCGCTGGGCCGTATCGAAGAGCCGGTGCGCCTGTCTCACAATATCCTGCGCGGCGTCAGCCTGCTGCTGCTGGTGGCCGTGGTCGGTGGCGGCTTCGTCTGGTGGCAGGACCAGGGCAGCCTGCGTGGCAAGGACCTGGCCAAGATCGCCCTGGAGCACGTCGAAGTCGAAAGCGCCGACGGTACCACCCAGATTCACCCGCTCGATGAGCCTGAAGACCAGGCTGTTTCCGCTGGGCAGCAGCCCGAGAGCGCGCCGCTGCCGCTGGAGCAGGGCGTTGCCGAGCAGCCTGCCGCCGCCGAACAGGCACCGGCAAGCCCGGCACCTGCCGCTACTGCTACCGCTGCCGCAGTGCCGGCACCGGCCCAGCAGGCGCCTGTGCCACCGGTCGCCAGCGCCTCTGCTGCCGCGCCTGCGCCGGTAGCACCGGTTGCCCCGGCTCCGGCCCCGGCGGCTGTTGCACCTGCTACGCCGGTAGCGTCCGTGGCCGTTGCCGAGCCTGCCGCCCCCGCCGCAGTGCCGGCTGGCAGCGCCAAGGTCGCCATCCAGTTCGTCGCCGATTGCTGGACCCAGGTCACCGACGGCAACGGCAAGGTGCTGTTCAGCGCCATCAAGCGCAAGGGGGACAACCTCGAGCTGACCGGCAAGCCGCCGTTCTCGGTACGCCTGGGCTTTGCCCGTGGCGCCCAGGTCAGCTACAACGGCCAGGCCGTCGATGTTGCCCCGTTCACCAGTGGCGAGACCGCTCGCCTGAAGTTGGGACAGTAA